A region of the Bryobacteraceae bacterium genome:
CTCAGCGACGCCGCCCGCTACCAGTTGCGCGCCCATCCCTGGCCCGGCAACGTCCGCGAACTCGAGAACGTGATCGAGCGCGCCGCCATCCTCAGCGACGGCGAGATTCTCCCCGAACACCTGCCCTTCACCGGCGAGCGCGCCGTGGATCCCGCCAAAGCGGGCACGCTCAACGTGCGCGAACTCGAGCGGCGCGCCATCGAAGAGGCGCTCCGCAAACACGGCGGCAACCGCACTCATGCCGCCCGCGAACTCGGCCTCAGCCTCCGGACGCTTCAGTACCGGCTGAAGGAATACGGGATCTCCAGATCCTGACGCTCTGCCAGACCCGCGCCCTTACAGGGTGTGCCGGATCGCATGGCCTGCCCCGCGGACTCAGTCCGCCGCCGGCGCTGCCGCCTGTTCTTCCACCGCCTCTCCGTTGGCGCTTCCAGCCGGTTCCAGTTCCGGCGCCTGAAGATGCCGCAGCGTCTTTTCCACTTCCCGTGCGCCGTTCAGCTCCTGGCCCGTCGCCGCGCCGAGATCGCGGAACCGCCGCGCGCTGACCAACACCCGCCGCTCCAGCGAGCCCGCAGCCTCGTTGTAAGACTGGATTGCGCGCTCCAGCCCGCCGCGCACCCCGTCGAAGCGGTCCACGAAGACGCAAAGGCGGTCGTAGAGTTCCTTGCCCAGGTTGGAGATCTCCTCGGCGTTCTTTGCCAGCCGCTCCTGCCTCCAGCCATAGGCCACCGCCTTGAGTAGCGCGATCAGCGTCGTCGGCGTCGCCAGCAGCACCTTGCGCTCGACGCCGTACTCGATCAGCTCCGCGTCGTGCTGCAACGCGGCGCTGAAGAACGTCTCGCCCGGCAGAAACGCAACAACAAAATCCGGCGCACGGCGGAACTGGTCCCAGTACGCTTTCGCCGAGAGCCGCTGCACATGTTCGCGAACCTGGCGGGCGTGGTCGGCCAGCAGCGCACGGCGCTTTCCCTCGTCCGTCTCTTCCAGCGACGCCAGATAGGACGACAGCGGAACCTTCGCGTCCACCACGATCTCGCGGTCGTTGGGCAGCCGGATGATCATGTCCGGCCGCAGCCGCCCTCCGTCGCCCTCCACGCTTACCTGCTCCTCGAAGTCGCAGTATTCCACCATGCCCGCCATCTCCACCACGCGCCGCAACTGCATCTCGCCCCACCGGCCGCGCACCACCGGCGTGCGAAGCGCGTCCACCAGCCGCCGCGTCTCGCCGGCCGTCTCGCGCTGCGCCTCCTGAAGGAGCTGGAACTGCTTGGCCAGACCGGCGTACAGCTCGACGCCCTCTTTTTGCAGCGACTCGAGCTTCTGCTGAAGCGGCTTGAGCATCTCTTCCAGCGCCTGGAGCCGCGCCTGCTGGTCGGCCTGCGCCAGCGTAAAGAAGTTCTCGTTGTTCCTGGCCAGCGCTTCGGCGGCCACGCCGCGGAACGTCTCGGCCAGCTTCTGTTGCGCCTGTTCCAGCAGGGCCAGCTTTTCAGCCTGCTGCTTTTCGGCTTCGTCCAGCCGCGTCAGCAGCGCGGCCTGCCGCGCCTCGAGCGCCGCAGCCTTTTCCTGAAGCGAGGCGATCAGCGCCTCTTTCTCCCGGAGCGTCTGCTCGAGCGGCGCAATCCGGGCGGCCCGCTCCTCGGCGGCCGCGCGCGCCGCGGCCGCCTCCATGGCCTGTTTTTGAAGCTCCGCGGCCCGCGCCCGCTCCTGCTCGAGCTCGCCGCGCAGCCGCTCATTGGCCGCCTCGCGTTCCTCCACGCGCGCCTTCAGCTCGGCCAGCTCCGCCTCGCTCGCGCTCAGCGACGGGGTTCCGCTCCCGCGGAGCAGGAAACCGGCCAGCAGCCCGCCGAGCATCAGCCCGGCGAGAAGAATTCCGAGATAGACGATGGGTTCCATGGTGTGCCTGCCCACTTCCTTCGGTGGGAGCCGGGTGGCCGTGAATAGGCCGTTTGCCTGAACTCTGGCAAGGAAAAAGCCGCCCCCCGAGGGGGCGGCTTTTCCGCACTGAAAACCGGCAGACGCCTTATGAGCAGCCCGACGTGCTGCCGCAGTTTTCGCACTTGTAGCAGGAGCCGTTGCGCACCATGATGCCGCCGCATTCGGCGCACGCCGGCGCGTCTTCCATCCCGTCGGCGGGCACGAACTGGAGCTTCTGCTGCGGCTCGGGCTCGGTCGGCCGCAGCTTCGGCGTGTCGCCCACCTCGGGCGCCTCCACCGCTTCCGGCCCCAGGAACTTCAGCGCCAGCCAGCGGAAGATGTAGTCCATGATCGATTTGGCGTACGGAATCTGCGGGTTGTTGGTGAAGCCCGACGGCTCGAACCGCACGTGGCTGAACTTGTCGACAAAAAACTTCAGCGGCACGCCGTACTGAAGGCCGTAGCTCACCGCGGTGGCGAAGCTGTCCATCAGGCCCGAGATCGTCGAGCCTTCCTTGGCCATGGTGATGAACAGTTCGCCCGGCTGGCCGTCCTCGTACAGGCCGACGGTGATATAGCCCTCGTGGCCCGCGATCGAGAATTTGTGCGTGATCGACTGCCGCTCATCGGGCAGCTTGCGGCGCGTCGGCCGGTACACGATCCTTTCTTCGACCCGCGCCGGCCCGACGCCCGGCACGCCGGCCTTCTTCTCGCCCTTGGCCGTGCCGGAGCTCAGCGGCTGCGCCCGCTTGGAACCGTCGCGGTAGATGGCCACCGCTTTCAGCCCCAGCTTCCAGCTCTCGATATAGGCGTTCATGATGTCGTCCACGGTGCTCTCCTCCGGCATGTTGATCGTCTTCGAGATCGCGCCGGAGATGAACGGCTGCACCGCCGCCATCATGCGGATGTGGCCCATGTGGTGAATGAACCGCGTGCCGTTGGGCGCCTTGAACGAGCAGTCGAACACCGGCAGGTGCTCGGGCCTGACATGCGGCGCTCCTTCGATGGTGCCGGTGCTGTCGATGTAGCGCACGATCTCTTCCACCTGCTCCGGCCTGTAGCCCAGCCGGATGAGCGCCTGCGGCACCGTGTTGTTGACAATCTTGATCACGCCGCCGCCCACCAGCTTCTTGTACTTGACCAGCGCCAGCTCAGGCTCAATGCCCGTCGTGTCGCAGTCCATCATGAACCCGATGGTGCCCGTGGGCGCGATGACCGTCACCTGCGAATTGCGGAAGCCCGTCCGGCGGCCCAGTTCCCAGGCGTTGCGCCACACCTGCTGCGCCGTTTCCAGCATGGCCGGCGGCACAAGCTTCGAATCGATGCCGTTCACCGCGTCCCAGTGCATCCGGATCACTTCCAGGAACGGCTCCTCGTTCACCGCGAAGCCCGGGCATGGCCCGATGCTTTCGGCGATGCGCGCGCTGGTCAGGTAGGCCTGGCCGCTCATGATCGCGCTGATCGCCCCCGCGTAGGCGCGGCCGGCATCGCTGTCATAGGGCAGGCCCAGCGACATCAGCAGCGCGCCCAGGTTGGCGAAGCCCAGGCCCAGCGGGCGGAAATCGTGAGAGTTGCGCGCAATCTTCTCGGTCGGATAACTGGCGTTGTCAACAAGGATCTCCTGCGCCAGGATCAGCGTGTCCACCGCGTGGCGGAAGGCCTCCACGTCGAACTGCCCGGCCGCGTTGACGAATTTCATCAGGTTCAGCGAGGCCAGGTTGCAGGCCGAGTCGTCCAGGAACATGTACTCCGAGCACGGATTGGACGCGTTGATCCGCCCCGAGTTCTTCGACGTGTGCCAGCGGTTGATCGTCGTGTCGAACTGCATGCCGGGATCACCGCACTGCCAGGTGGCCTCGGCGATCGCCCGCATCAGGTCGCGCGCGCGGTACTTCTTCACCGGCTCGCCGCTCACCACCGAACGCGTCCACCATTCGCCGTCGTTCACC
Encoded here:
- the nrdJ gene encoding vitamin B12-dependent ribonucleotide reductase, which codes for MGQLSVDLTSQGRTLRRNLKKEERMGVPFPRYFTARLEPGKTPYDEIRWELRTATIANDKGAVIFEQKDVEVPADWSQTATNIVASKYFHGRLGTPERETSVKQLVRRVVDTITEWGIEGRYFRSLEDAANFRNELAHLMLTQKASFNSPVWFNVGVKDEHRGYGWYYDEATDTVKKLDRSVHRPQCSACFINSVEDSLESILELAKTEGMLFKYGSGTGTNLSTLREENCPLQGGGRASGPLSFMKGFDAFAGVIKSGGKTRRAAKMVILNVDHPDIEQFIWCKAKEERKAHVLIEAGYDPSLDGEAYSSIFFQNANNSVRATDEFMQAVVNDGEWWTRSVVSGEPVKKYRARDLMRAIAEATWQCGDPGMQFDTTINRWHTSKNSGRINASNPCSEYMFLDDSACNLASLNLMKFVNAAGQFDVEAFRHAVDTLILAQEILVDNASYPTEKIARNSHDFRPLGLGFANLGALLMSLGLPYDSDAGRAYAGAISAIMSGQAYLTSARIAESIGPCPGFAVNEEPFLEVIRMHWDAVNGIDSKLVPPAMLETAQQVWRNAWELGRRTGFRNSQVTVIAPTGTIGFMMDCDTTGIEPELALVKYKKLVGGGVIKIVNNTVPQALIRLGYRPEQVEEIVRYIDSTGTIEGAPHVRPEHLPVFDCSFKAPNGTRFIHHMGHIRMMAAVQPFISGAISKTINMPEESTVDDIMNAYIESWKLGLKAVAIYRDGSKRAQPLSSGTAKGEKKAGVPGVGPARVEERIVYRPTRRKLPDERQSITHKFSIAGHEGYITVGLYEDGQPGELFITMAKEGSTISGLMDSFATAVSYGLQYGVPLKFFVDKFSHVRFEPSGFTNNPQIPYAKSIMDYIFRWLALKFLGPEAVEAPEVGDTPKLRPTEPEPQQKLQFVPADGMEDAPACAECGGIMVRNGSCYKCENCGSTSGCS